ACGATCATGTGAATAACCGTGACGAGGTCGATAGCCGTTTCGCCGAGTCGCCCTGGGCCTCACTCATCGCGCCGGCCGGGCGGCCGGACATTACCGTGTCCTTTGATGATCCGGCCAACGTGGTCTATACCTCCGGCACCACCGGACCGGCCAAGGGCGTGCTGCAGCCGTATCGCTGGATGGCGCAGTACACCTTCAAACTGCGGCAACCGCTGACTGCGGACGATGTGATCTACAACGATCTGCCCATGTATCACGTCGGTGGCGCCATCGCCAATGTGGCGCGTGCCGCCTGGGTGGGCTGTGAGGTGGCGGTATGGAACCGTTTCAGCCCCGGTGATTTCTGGAAACGCGTCGCCTCCCGGGGAGCGACCACGGCGATCCTGCTGGATGTGATGATCCCGTGGCTGACCAAGGCGCCGGAACGGCCGGATGACAGGCGTAATACCTTGAACAAAGTGCATATGCAGCCGTTACCCGAGCATCACGCTCTGGTGGCGCGCCGGTTCGGGCTCGATTTCGTCACCGCCGGGTTCGGGCAAACCGAATCGGGCTCGCCCCTCGGCTTGCTTTTCGAGGAGACCGCGGAAGGCGAGGGCACGCCCGCGGAGTTGTACCGGGGCCGTTCCCACGAGGAGGTCAAACAGCGGGCGGTGGCGGCGGGCATGGCGGTCCTGCCCGGCGGCGAGGACCGGCCCAGGCGGTTGATGGGACACCCGGCGCCGTTTATGGACGTGGCGGTACTGGATGAGCAGGACCAGCGGTGCGGCCCCGGCGAACCGGGCCAACTGGCGGTGCGTCCGAAGCTGCCGGGGTTGATCATGAGCGAGTATCTGGGCAAGCCGGAGGCTACCGTCGTGGCCTGGCGCAACCTGTGGTTTCACACCGGCGACGCGGCGATGCAACTGGAAGACGGCATGTTCGCCTTCCTGGATCGGCTCGGTGACCGGATCCGGGTGCGCGGCGAAAACCTGTCGTCATTCCAGGTGGAGGATTTGCTCAATCAACATGCCTCCGTGGCTCTGGCCGCGGTGTTCGCCATCGCCAGCAGCGAGGGCGATGAGGACGATGTGGTGGCTTATGTGACGGTGGAGGAGGGTGCGCGGCTGAGCGAGCAGGCATTGCACGACTTCGCCGCGGAGACCATGCCCAAATACATGCGGCCGCGTCACATTCGGTTGATCGATGAGATCCCGCGTACCCCCACCAATAAAATCGAGAAGTACAAATTGCGCGCGCGGATCCT
This sequence is a window from Alloalcanivorax dieselolei B5. Protein-coding genes within it:
- a CDS encoding class I adenylate-forming enzyme family protein; this translates as MNETELTALLREDGEIITERLDHWAKVAGERPFFHYGEDDVTLTYADFGERTDHIAGNLAALGIGKGDRVSVFTLNPMVSALMMFSIWKAGAVYCPVNFSYTGRLLSYQLNDTAPKLLLTDPALLSAVNQVAGDLAAPPSVIVYDPPAGAHDHVNNRDEVDSRFAESPWASLIAPAGRPDITVSFDDPANVVYTSGTTGPAKGVLQPYRWMAQYTFKLRQPLTADDVIYNDLPMYHVGGAIANVARAAWVGCEVAVWNRFSPGDFWKRVASRGATTAILLDVMIPWLTKAPERPDDRRNTLNKVHMQPLPEHHALVARRFGLDFVTAGFGQTESGSPLGLLFEETAEGEGTPAELYRGRSHEEVKQRAVAAGMAVLPGGEDRPRRLMGHPAPFMDVAVLDEQDQRCGPGEPGQLAVRPKLPGLIMSEYLGKPEATVVAWRNLWFHTGDAAMQLEDGMFAFLDRLGDRIRVRGENLSSFQVEDLLNQHASVALAAVFAIASSEGDEDDVVAYVTVEEGARLSEQALHDFAAETMPKYMRPRHIRLIDEIPRTPTNKIEKYKLRARILKELGREPQ